One region of Pseudomonas glycinae genomic DNA includes:
- a CDS encoding bacteriocin immunity protein, translating to MIKLINEMSESEFLKFVTRIYDNDYESEEEHIDAVFEFKALSEHPSGSDLIFYPEPGKSGPAAVVAEVKAWRAANGKSGFKEV from the coding sequence ATGATTAAGTTAATTAACGAAATGTCAGAGTCGGAGTTTCTGAAGTTTGTTACGAGAATTTATGACAACGACTATGAAAGTGAAGAGGAACACATCGATGCTGTTTTCGAGTTTAAGGCCTTGAGTGAGCATCCATCTGGATCGGATCTGATTTTTTATCCGGAGCCAGGAAAAAGTGGACCGGCAGCTGTAGTTGCAGAGGTCAAGGCGTGGCGTGCAGCTAACGGAAAGTCTGGTTTTAAAGAGGTTTGA
- a CDS encoding bacteriocin immunity protein, translating to MQLTESLVLKRFDIHKCGCALAVLPGAFLQDGGGLLNISDYTEREFLDFVISICDASARTEEEDVKLVLEFRRLTEHPDGSDLIYYPRDDRDDSPEGIVKEVKEWRAANNKPGFKAV from the coding sequence GTGCAGCTAACGGAAAGTCTGGTTTTAAAGAGGTTTGATATTCATAAGTGTGGTTGTGCCCTGGCAGTTTTGCCAGGGGCTTTTTTACAGGATGGTGGTGGCTTGTTAAATATTTCGGACTATACGGAAAGAGAGTTTTTGGATTTTGTAATCTCAATTTGTGATGCTAGTGCTCGAACAGAGGAGGAAGATGTAAAGCTGGTATTGGAATTCAGGCGGTTAACAGAACACCCGGACGGCTCGGATCTTATCTACTACCCAAGAGATGATAGGGATGACAGTCCTGAAGGGATTGTAAAGGAGGTTAAAGAATGGCGCGCTGCTAATAACAAACCGGGATTCAAGGCGGTTTAG